The following proteins are encoded in a genomic region of Fervidobacterium pennivorans DSM 9078:
- a CDS encoding YicC family protein, producing the protein MPRSMTGYAKVQRIIEDYKITCEVKTLNSKGLTIDVSMNYFLNSKELDAITKIKEYISRGKVSARIWVKFIKPIQVSVDYSLLKTYYDALSDIRENLNIPMPVSLEHLLTFRDAFQFEISNEEIENAWQHAKAVLEEALIEVVKERKIEGEKLTKDLVEMVEKMQSIVERINEKAVEIPKVVAQRIKTNTRELLPDDIELNRELFESAVALIADRADIREELVRLDSHLKRTRELLSKDEPIGDMLNFISQEILREFNTILSKSRFTDITNLALEGKYLVSQFKEQIMNIE; encoded by the coding sequence ATGCCTAGGAGTATGACAGGATATGCAAAGGTTCAAAGAATAATTGAAGATTACAAAATTACGTGCGAAGTGAAGACGTTGAATTCAAAGGGACTTACAATCGACGTCTCAATGAATTACTTTCTTAACTCGAAAGAGCTTGATGCCATAACAAAGATAAAAGAATACATTTCCAGAGGGAAAGTTAGTGCAAGGATTTGGGTGAAATTCATCAAACCAATCCAAGTTTCTGTTGACTACTCTCTGCTCAAAACATATTACGACGCGCTTTCCGACATCAGAGAGAATTTGAACATTCCAATGCCTGTTAGCTTAGAACATTTACTTACATTCAGAGATGCATTTCAATTTGAGATAAGTAACGAAGAGATTGAAAATGCTTGGCAACATGCGAAAGCAGTTTTGGAGGAAGCACTGATTGAGGTAGTCAAGGAGAGGAAAATCGAAGGTGAAAAACTAACAAAAGATTTGGTAGAGATGGTAGAAAAGATGCAGTCAATTGTGGAGAGAATAAACGAAAAAGCGGTGGAGATTCCAAAAGTAGTTGCGCAAAGGATTAAAACAAACACACGTGAGTTGCTACCTGATGATATAGAGCTTAATAGAGAACTTTTTGAAAGTGCGGTTGCACTTATCGCCGATAGAGCAGACATACGCGAAGAGCTTGTCAGGTTGGATAGCCATCTCAAAAGAACGCGCGAGTTGCTCTCGAAAGATGAACCCATAGGTGACATGCTGAATTTCATATCACAAGAAATCCTAAGGGAGTTCAATACGATATTATCAAAGAGCAGATTCACCGATATTACCAACCTCGCACT